The Candidatus Korarchaeota archaeon NZ13-K nucleotide sequence CCTTCACCTCCACCTCTCCGTTCTCCTTGAGCTCGACCTCGGGTATTTCGGTCCTTCCCAGAGCTATCAGACTAGCAAGGGTCAGGGAGTCCTCCAGATTGCCGTCATAATCGAGCACGTACATATCCAGGAAGAGCATGTAAACCAGTTTGCCCTCCAAGATCACAAGGGACGATAGATCCACAGCATCGGCGCTCCTTATTGCCCTATCTACCACCCTAGCCAGCTCTATGGCCCCCTCGTCGGGAGGACCCGGCTCGAAGGATGGTGAAGCCACTGGGAGGAGTTCCACATTTGATACGAGGACACCCTTGTCTGGTGTATCCGGAAAGGGCTCTCCTAGATCTGCTTTAACCCCAACAAGCACTTGCGTATCCCCAAGCTTCAGCCAGGACTCACCCTCGGCCTTCGTGAAGGTGCCGCTGAGCACCTCGATGGGCCTGTAATCGTAAAGACCCCTACCGTCCAATCTCTGATCTTTCTCAACGAGATCCCTTATGTAATCCTTCATCAGATTGTGGGTCAGGATCTCCTGGTCGAACATCACACCAACCTCCCGACGCTCCTCTCAACCATCTGATAGGGTCTCTTCAGGGCCTCCTTCTGGACCTCGTAGATGAACCTTATGGCCTTCCTACCCAGGTCGAGGGCCTCCCTGAACTGGTCCCCCGTGAGCGTGCCATCCGCCTGAAGCAGGGTTATCTCCTCGGATTCCATCATCATGGCCAGAGGCATGTCGGAGTCTCCCCACATGTCCTCGTCGTGGTTCGGGTCCACGACTATGAAGTCGCCTACCCTGCCGATGGAGCATGCCGCCACGAGTCCTCTCATCGCTATTCCGGCGCTGGCCAGGGCCAGGGATGCGGCGTTCACCCCCGCCACCCTAGTGCCGGCATCGGACCTCAGGACCTCCACGAATATGTCTATTACGGCTCCGGGATAGTTTTCAACGAATATAGCCGGTTTCAGAGCTTCTCTTATGACTTTTGAGAGCTCTATGCTCCTCCTGTCAGGTCCGGGCCTCCTCCTCTCAGGCGTTGAGAATGGAGCCATGTTGTACCTCGCCCTGACCAGGGCCCTGTCGGGGAGCACCATGTGCTTGGGATGGACCTCCCTAGGTCCGAAGACCGCAGCCAGTATCCTGTTTCCTCCCCACTCTATGAAGGCGGAGCCATCCGCTCTCTCCAAGACGCCGACCATCATCTTGATCGGTCTCATCTCGTAGGGGAGCCTTCCATCCGTCCTGACTCCCCCTTCTGTTATCAACCTCTCGGGTCTCCTCTCAAAGTAAAGGGGCATGCGCGATCACCTACGCGAGTTCCTGGGATAGGAGGGATGTGACCCTGTCGCTCAACCCCGCCACGTGGGACTCCTCCTCTATCTTCCTCAGGGCCTTCTCGAGGGCCACCAGCTCCTTGACTGAGGGAGGCTTCACCCAGACCCTCCCATTGTTGGCCACTATTATCTCGCTCCTAGTCTTCTCCTTCAATATGGACAGCATGGATTGCCTCTTCCCTATTACCCTAGGCACCTTCGCTGGGTTTATCTCGAGCAGATATCCTCCTTCGAGCTTCCCCAGGCCCTCGGAGTCTATTGTGAGTATGAGGGAGGAGGCCCCATCGAAGGACCTGACCTTCGCGAGTATTACGTCACCCACCTTGAGATCGTACTTCCTCATGTCCACCCTCTCGGCGATCCTGCTCCTGGGTATGGGTATGGCTCCCTGATAGGGCGACCTTATGTCCACCAGCATGGTGCTCCCGCTTATCTTGACCACAACGCCTATCACTATGTCCTCCTCCTTGGGCATGTAAGCCCCGGCCAGAGGAACCACGGAAACCTCGTCATCCTTGAACTCCGCCAATCCCAACTTCTTGGATCTTATCACTCCGGCCTCATCAACGTAAACTTCCCTACCCAGCCTGAACCTCCCCTTGGCCAGGGGCTGTCCTGGCACGACGACCTCCCTATCCCTCACTAAGACCACTCTCTCACTCAACTTTGGCCTGCCCTCCCATCTCACCTATCCTCTCAAGAAGCAGCATCTGGGCACCAACGGGGACCTCAACCGTGAACGTGACCTTATCACCGTCCTCTGACCACTTCTCGGAAAGAATATTGCCCTGTCCGAGTAGAAGGGCTCTAGCCTTCGCCCAAGCGGAGGAGGGAACTGTGATCACCATCTTAACCTGACCCGTCTTTAGCGGAAGCACCTTCCTCAATTGATCAACCACCTCCTTGACCTGCTGCTCGGGCTCCTTCATGGGGTCTATCTTCACCTTGGCCTCCTTCATCGCCCTCTCTATTCTGGAGGGGGGATGGGGTAGGTTCGTCTGGGGGTCGACGAAGTTCTTGTGTATGTAGTTTATTATCCACCTCAGCTTCTCCTCCTGCAGCCTCCTGCGGTACTCGGCGGTCAGCTGAACCTCTCCCTCCCTGAGTATCCTCTCAGCCACACTGTATACATCGGTCGTCCCGAAGAACCTCTTCAGATCGGAAGTGGGAGCGATCTCCGACTTCTTGGCATCCGTGAAAACCGCCTCAACCGCTAGCACACTCTTTATATCCACACTCTTCCCTTCCCTGAACTGATAGGCCTTTTCCGGGTAAACGTATATCTCAAATTTCTTCCCCGCCCGGGTGATCCTGGCTATGACGGGTTCCGGCAAGAGGAATCACTCCCTCGCCATCCTCACGTACTTCACTATCTCCTCCTTGGACAGCTCCCTGAACCTCCTGGTGGTCGTGTCTATCACAGCAACCTCCAAGTAGTTCTCATTCACCTCCTCCTCCTCGGACTCCATGGCTATCTTCACAGCGTAGCTCAGGCATTCCTCGAGGGAGAATTCCGGTTTAAATGTCTGTCTGAACGTCTCGTTCACCTTATCGGAGTTCTTGCCGACGGCGAAAGCCATGTAGTCGTAGTAAGCGCCTCCGGGATGCGTGACGTAGAGCTCGGGTCCCTCGTCTATGCCTCCCAGTATGATCATCACGCCGAATGGCCTCAGACCGGCATACTGGGTGAACTGCTGCTTGTAGAGGGCGAGCCTCTTGGCCAG carries:
- a CDS encoding exosome complex protein Rrp42, producing MFDQEILTHNLMKDYIRDLVEKDQRLDGRGLYDYRPIEVLSGTFTKAEGESWLKLGDTQVLVGVKADLGEPFPDTPDKGVLVSNVELLPVASPSFEPGPPDEGAIELARVVDRAIRSADAVDLSSLVILEGKLVYMLFLDMYVLDYDGNLEDSLTLASLIALGRTEIPEVELKENGEVEVKETKRRLELRDIPINFTFVKIGSKILLDPTIEEESVCDASITIAVNKEGKVCSIQKRHGTFKVDEILNMVDVARRKWPELAEVVRGAI
- a CDS encoding exosome complex exonuclease Rrp41, with the translated sequence MPLYFERRPERLITEGGVRTDGRLPYEMRPIKMMVGVLERADGSAFIEWGGNRILAAVFGPREVHPKHMVLPDRALVRARYNMAPFSTPERRRPGPDRRSIELSKVIREALKPAIFVENYPGAVIDIFVEVLRSDAGTRVAGVNAASLALASAGIAMRGLVAACSIGRVGDFIVVDPNHDEDMWGDSDMPLAMMMESEEITLLQADGTLTGDQFREALDLGRKAIRFIYEVQKEALKRPYQMVERSVGRLV
- a CDS encoding RNA-binding protein encodes the protein MSERVVLVRDREVVVPGQPLAKGRFRLGREVYVDEAGVIRSKKLGLAEFKDDEVSVVPLAGAYMPKEEDIVIGVVVKISGSTMLVDIRSPYQGAIPIPRSRIAERVDMRKYDLKVGDVILAKVRSFDGASSLILTIDSEGLGKLEGGYLLEINPAKVPRVIGKRQSMLSILKEKTRSEIIVANNGRVWVKPPSVKELVALEKALRKIEEESHVAGLSDRVTSLLSQELA
- a CDS encoding ribosome assembly factor SBDS; this translates as MPEPVIARITRAGKKFEIYVYPEKAYQFREGKSVDIKSVLAVEAVFTDAKKSEIAPTSDLKRFFGTTDVYSVAERILREGEVQLTAEYRRRLQEEKLRWIINYIHKNFVDPQTNLPHPPSRIERAMKEAKVKIDPMKEPEQQVKEVVDQLRKVLPLKTGQVKMVITVPSSAWAKARALLLGQGNILSEKWSEDGDKVTFTVEVPVGAQMLLLERIGEMGGQAKVE
- a CDS encoding proteasome subunit alpha (cleaves peptide bonds) is translated as MMFPQVTGYDRAITVFSPDGRLLQVEYALSATRRTPLAIGMKCKDGVVLLAIRKYISPLATPPEKIYKIDEHIGAIAAGLVGDGLVLIERGRMEAQYNRLVYGEPITVKNLAKRLALYKQQFTQYAGLRPFGVMIILGGIDEGPELYVTHPGGAYYDYMAFAVGKNSDKVNETFRQTFKPEFSLEECLSYAVKIAMESEEEEVNENYLEVAVIDTTTRRFRELSKEEIVKYVRMARE